The following coding sequences are from one Nicotiana tabacum cultivar K326 chromosome 1, ASM71507v2, whole genome shotgun sequence window:
- the LOC142163427 gene encoding uncharacterized protein LOC142163427: protein MQALVQLKKPGLHVPHKWLDLLTMMEQYTPRLKYDKVLWEFPSRGWIKVNMDGACRGNPGRSSIGFCIRDEVGDLIYAERREISEGTNNESEAVAIVEALKMCKNLNYFQIWLQTDSMLLKNIIEESWKPPWYITEHVEEILRLKEQSIIKVTHIFREGNTLADHLANYALDEGNTECHGFWDMDSKGRRIINEDKMQCPYIRVKVARN from the coding sequence ATGCAAGCTCTAGTCCAACTGAAAAAGCCTGGACTACATGTGCCTCACAAGTGGCTGGACTTACTGACAATGATGGAGCAATACACACCTCGACTGAAATATGATAAAGTGTTATGGGAATTTCCTTCAAGAGGATGGATCAAAGTGAATATGGATGGAGCATGTAGAGGGAACCCGGGGAGGAGTTCAATTGGTTTCTGCATAAGGGATGAGGTAGGTGATTTGATATATGCAGAAAGAAGGGAGATTTCTGAAGGAACCAACAATGAATCAGAAGCGGTAGCTATTGTGGAGGCATTGAAGATGTGCAAAAATCTTAATTATTTCCAGATATGGCTGCAGACAGATTCTATGCTATTAAAGAATATTATAGAGGAATCATGGAAGCCTCCTTGGTATATTACTGAACATGTAGAGGAGATTTTAAGATTGAAGGAACAAAGTATCATCAAGGTCACACACATATTCAGAGAAGGGAATACATTAGCAGACCACCTTGCCAATTATGCTCTAGATGAAGGAAATACTGAATGCCATGGTTTCTGGGATATGGACTCAAAAGGAAGGAGGATTATTAACGAAGATAAGATGCAATGCCCTTACATAAGAGTGAAGGTTGCAAGGAATTAG